TAGACGAGACCTCGGTGAAGACCAATCTCACCCGTCTGCGGGGTCGTGCCCTGCGCGGCACACGCCTGACCATGGATGCGCCCTTCGGCAGCTGGGGAACACAGACCCTGATCGCCGGGCTCACACCGGATGCCCTGATTGCGCCCTGGTGCATCCGGGGCGCAATGGACGGCCCCGCCTTCGCAGCCTGGGTTCGCGAGGTCCTGATCCCGGAGATCGAGCCGGGAACCGTGGTGATCCTCGACAACCTTGCCACCCACCACAACAAGCAGGCTGCTGAGGCTCTGCGTGCCCATCGCTGCTGGTTTCTCTATCTGCCGCCATATTCGCCGGACCTGAACCCCATCGAAATGGCATTCGCAAAACTCAAGGCGCACCTGCGCAGGATCGGGGCAAGAACATTTACCGACGTCTTCAAGGCCATCGGCGAAGTCTGTGATCTCTTCGATCCCGGCGAATGTTGGAACTACTTCAAGGCCGCAGGATATGTCGCAGGTTAAAACAGAAATGCTTTAATCTTTTGATGCGAGAAATATCGGGCGGTACAGGCGGGGACGCCGATGACCGCCACCAGAGATGCCACACCCCTTCCGGACGGGCGCCGGAACGGGGTGTGTGCCTCGGCCTTATCACTGGTGGTCAAATATCCCCGCCGGAGGCTTCTACGCGCGCAGCAGGCTCAGCCGCCTGCAACTTTCAGCACGATCTTGCCGATATGACCGCTGCTTTCCATGCGCCGATGCGCCTCGGCTGCATCGGACAGATCGAATTCGCTGTCGATCATCACTCGCACGACACCGCCTTCGATCATCGGCCACAGCATGTCGCGCAAATCCTGGGCGATGTCAGCCTTGGCGGCGTCCGATTGCGGGCGCAGGGTCGAGCCGGTCACGCTCAGTCGGCGCATCATGATCTGGGCGAAGTTCAGTTCGGCCTTTGCACCTTCGAGGAAGGCGATCATCACCAGCCGCCCATCCGTGGCCAGCGCCCTGATATTGCGCGGAATATAGCTGCCACCGACCATGTCGAGGATCAGGTCGGCGCCACCCTCATTCGTCAGATGCTTGACGAAATCATCCTCGCGGTAATTGATCGCGGTCGCGCCGAGGGCGGCGATGGCTTCGCATTTTTCCGCGCTGCTGGCGGTGGCGAAGACCCGGGCGCCGAGAGCGCGGGCGGTCTGGATCGCCATCATGCCGATGCCCGATGTGCCACCATGGACCAGAAACCGCTCTCCCGCGCGCAGATGGCCGCGACGGACCACGTTCGACCAGACGGTGAAGGCGGTTTCGGGCAGGCAGGCGGCTTCGCGCAGGTCAAGCCCCTCGGGGATGGCCAGCGCATGATCGGCGTGGCAGACAACGTATTCGGCATAGCCTCCGCCGGGCAGCAGCGCCGTCACCCGGTCACCCTTTTTCCAGCGGCTGACACCGGATCCGACACCGACCACTTCGCCCGCAGCCTCGAGCCCCGGCAGATCCGAGGCACCGGGCGGCGGCGCATATGATCCGGCGCGTTGCAGCACATCGGGGCGGTTGATCCCCGCCCAGCCCACCCGGATCAGGATCTGGTCATGGCTGGGAACCGGCACCGGGCGGCGGGTCATCTGCAGCTTGTCAGCGTCACCGGGGGCGGTGATCTCGATGGCGTTCATCGCGTCG
The Paracoccus alcaliphilus DNA segment above includes these coding regions:
- a CDS encoding IS630 family transposase (programmed frameshift), which encodes MSAPLPSALRTRFQRYIEEGLSGRAAALRLKLSPATGARWGRAIRTRGHAEPLPQGRPKGHGKLAPHRAFFEELLAQDPDITLFELRDALVAAEGVRVHHSSIASLLSRLGFTYKKSLVAAERRGARVRQRRTDWFEHRLPAIADRPERVVFIDETSVKTNLTRLRGRALRGTRLTMDAPFGSWGTQTLIAGLTPDALIAPWCIRGAMDGPAFAAWVREVLIPEIEPGTVVILDNLATHHNKQAAEALRAHRCWFLYLPPYSPDLNPIEMAFAKLKAHLRRIGARTFTDVFKAIGEVCDLFDPGECWNYFKAAGYVAG
- a CDS encoding NAD(P)H-quinone oxidoreductase; this encodes MFPDAMNAIEITAPGDADKLQMTRRPVPVPSHDQILIRVGWAGINRPDVLQRAGSYAPPPGASDLPGLEAAGEVVGVGSGVSRWKKGDRVTALLPGGGYAEYVVCHADHALAIPEGLDLREAACLPETAFTVWSNVVRRGHLRAGERFLVHGGTSGIGMMAIQTARALGARVFATASSAEKCEAIAALGATAINYREDDFVKHLTNEGGADLILDMVGGSYIPRNIRALATDGRLVMIAFLEGAKAELNFAQIMMRRLSVTGSTLRPQSDAAKADIAQDLRDMLWPMIEGGVVRVMIDSEFDLSDAAEAHRRMESSGHIGKIVLKVAGG